Proteins from one Sarcophilus harrisii chromosome 2, mSarHar1.11, whole genome shotgun sequence genomic window:
- the GNPNAT1 gene encoding glucosamine 6-phosphate N-acetyltransferase, translating into MKPDETPMFDPSLLKEVDWSQNTATFSPAISPTHPGDGLVLRPLCTADLNRGFFKVLGQLTETGVVSPEQFMRSFEHMRKSGDYYVTVVEDVNIGQIVATATLIIEHKFIHSCAKRGRVEDVVVSDECRGKQLGKLLLSTLTLLSKKLNCYKITLECLPQNVGFYKKFGYTVSEENYMYHRFLK; encoded by the exons ATGAAACCTGATGAAACACCTATGTTTGACCCAAGTCTATTGAAAGAGGTGGACTGGAGCCAGAATACTGCAACATTTTCTCCAGCCATTTCCCCAACACACCCAGGAGATGGTTTGGTTTTGAGGCCTCTTTGTACTGCAGATCTAAACAGAG GATTTTTTAAGGTACTTGGTCAGCTGACAGAAACTGGAGTGGTCAGCCCTGAGCAATTTATGA GATCCTTTGAGCATATGAGGAAATCAGGGGATTATTATGTTACAGTTGTGGAAGATGTCAATATAGGGCAGATTGTTGCTACAGCTACTCTGATAATAGAACATAAATTTATCCATTCATGTGCAAAG agagGAAGAGTAGAAGATGTTGTTGTAAGTGATGAATGCAGAGGGAAGCAACTGGGAAAACT gtTATTGTCAACTCTTACTCTGTTAAGTAAAAAACTGAACTGTTACAAAATTACCCTTGAATGTCTTCCACAAAATGTTGGTTTTTATAAAAAGTTTGGATATACTGTATCTGAAGAAAACTACATGTACCACAGGTTTCTAAAGTAG